The genomic segment GCGGCCCTCGCCCACTGGCGCCCCCGTGGGGCGGAGCTCCGAGCTGCCCTCGGCCCTCGCCCACTGGCGCCCCCGCCCACTGGCGCCCCCATGGGGCGGAGCTCCGAGCTGCAGCCCTCGCCCACTGGGGCGGAGCTCCGAGCTGCGGCCCTCGCCCACTGGCGCCCCCGTGGGGCGGAGCTCCGAGCTGCGGCCCTCGCCCACTGGCGCCCCCGTGGGGCGGAGCTCCGAGTGCGGCCCTCGCCCACTAGCGCCCCCGTGGGGCGGAGCTCCATGGCAAAATTTCACTGCCCGGTTGAGGCAGCACGTGATACGGCGCGGCTATTTAATGTGGCGACTCAAGGCGCTGAAGCTATGCATTGGCTCAGGCAGGAATTCATTGTCTAATGCAGGAACCAGTGGGCTTGCTTATTATACGCAGCTATTTGTTTAAAATCAATGCATTGAAATTATCCTTGCGAGCTCCGGTAAAATAACTTGGAAAACTAATTTTAAAAGGTTAAAAGCCAAGAAAAATCATGATAAATCAGGATTCGGCCGAATGGTTGATTATGGTAAGATTATTGGATCTAGTGGGATAATTACGCAGGTTGCGTATTTCTTTGTTATTAAAACGTTCGACTAATAAGCGATATCGAAGACGCATCTGAAAGGATGGTGGCTGGGTTATAAatatggtgaaggatgaatgTAAAACGCTTTTGAATGCTCTGAACAAAGTGTCCGCTTGCTATCGACATTTGGTTACGTGTGCTGGTGGGACATCGGACTCGCAATATCTACGGGAAGAGTTAAAGAAAACCAGGCGAAAAGCACAGGTATTAGCAGTTGCTAACAAAAACAAGCTAACAACTATTTTAAAGGACAAAAGTATCAGTAAAGATGATCGAGCCGAATTCGAGCGGCTGTGGGTACTATTTTCGACGTGTATGGAGGTCTTGGAGATCGACATGAGAAGGGCTTTGGAACTGGGGCAAGAGTTCCCATTGAGTGCTCCCACGAAACGCCTGATTCAGACGGGGGTGGTTGGCGGCACATCTGCGGTAGCCGCCCGTGCCATGAATATTCAGAATATGAAATACGACGAGGGGAACAACATAGACACTGCTGATCTGAACGATTTGGAACAAGAAATCAATGAAGTCGGGGAAATGATCTACGAAATGGACATGAAAGTGAACGTTCTTCAGTGGACCGTAGAAGCAAAGCAAGGCCCCGGCTCCGAGCTGAAGTCTACTGTCACTGCTGGCGCTTCGTCCCTTGCTGTGGTGTGCGCCAACGGTGGGGGCAACGAGAAACTATGTGACACCAACAAGGTTTTTGCTGGAACGATGTTCAGCGCTGTATTAATAATTGCCATTGTTCTAACCGTGTGTATTGTAAAATTTGCTTAACACTTCAATTTCCTCGTTGTTGCGAAGAAATGATTTGACCCTTCCGTCTATGCGAGGTAGTGTTGGTTGTTATGTTACAGTAGAAGTGGTACAACGTAAATATTCAGGTACTTCAACTGAAATGTACAATGGCAATGTTTTAAATTAATGTTCAGTAGAAAACCACATGTTCTCGCTGTACCCGCCATTAATCGTTATTGTATTAATACCTTAATTTTGATAGATTTGACAACTGCGAAATGTTACGCCCTCATTTCTTCAACTAAAAGTGAGATGTCTTTCTGTCCCTGTCACTCGCTTGCTCTGTACTTTGGGAGCGTGGTGAATGTGAACATGGGTTGCACTTGTTGCAGCGGTTAGATCAGAAacgggttgtttaagaaggaactgcagatgctggaaaatcgaaggtacacaaaaaagatcAGAAACGGGTCCGTGTTGTAGTCGGAGACAAACCTAATGGCACTGTTGTGGTAACACAACTTTCGTGGAGGCTATATTCAAGCTTAAATTAAGCCGATACAGTCCTTTTGTGTTGAGTGGAACGCTTTCTGCTTTTAAAAGTTAATCTGGAATTTCCATTGGAGAGAATAATGGTGGAGAGTTAAATAATCGAGCGAGGAAATCCACAGAATGGATGACTCTGTGCTAGGACATCGTTAGGAACATAAcagtacagcccacaatgtctgcgcccaATATGATTCCAAACTAATCCCTCTGCCTGCACAAAATGCaaaatggtaactcaaatttcgctgtaccttaattcgtacatgtgataattaaattgaatcttgaatccctcCACGTCCACAGCGTGACATCGTCGCATCATGACGTCCTGAAtcggactgatgaaggcaagcccaTCAttcgccttttttttttaatcaccctATCTACTGGTGTTGCCACCTCCAGGAACCTATGGACACCAACATcatcctctgtacatcaataatGTTAGTTGTCCAGAATAATGAGTTGGCGCAGCTGCCGAgtggctgccttgcagcgcttgcagcaccggttcgatcctgactacgggtgctgtcagtacggagtttgtgcgctctccccgtgacctgcgtaggttttttttccgtgatcttcggtttcctcccacactccaaagacgtacaggtttgtaggttaattggcttggtgtgtgtgtaaattgtccctagtgtgtgtaggatgatgttaatgtgcgggggtcgctggtcgacgtggacccggtgggccgaagggcaatgtgtcactaaactaaaaaaaatcacaagttataggagtagaattaggccaatcggcccatcgagtctactctgccattcaatcatggctgatctctgcctcctaatcccattttcctgccttctctccataatcgtgttctaatcaagaatttgtctatctctgccttaaacatccactaacttggcctctacagccctctgcggcaattaattccacagattaattacctCTGATcaaagatgttcctcctcacctcctttctaaaagagcaccctttaattctgaggctacgacccttggtcctagactctcccacaagtggaagcaccctttccacatccactctatctatgcatttcactattctgtaagtttccatGACCCCTGCCACTAACTGTATACTTCCCCCTTACATATGACCTCCCaaggtgcaacatctcacacttgctcaaACTAAACTCCAACTGTCATTTCTGCACCCATATCTTTATCTTTTAAATTTTAGTCCATACTGCCTGTGTAATATTGAACAAATATTAATTCATTTGTATATCTCCCACAATCATTTTATCAATGAAATAAGACTAATTCAGCATCTCGAGCATGTTAACTGCATGTTAACTGACAGGGTGAATAGTTGACACTTTTTTCATAAAATCCTTGATACCGTATCCTTTCCATCTTCAACAAACCACCTTCTGAGCGGACTGCAAATCTATGTGTCTTTCATACAATTCCGTACATCCTTTGCATCTAATCACATATTAGGTGGCTATCTGAAACCAATGAACAACATTTGGTTTCAAACCCTTTCAGATAGTCACCATACTAATTCTACTCTTACATGTCTAACTAAATAAATATAACCATTTCTTACTTTCTCTTGTGGATACCCAATCATTACCAGACTAATCACCTTACCTTAAGGTATCTCTGCCCCATTCCTACTTATTTAAACGCTGCTTTAAGGCATCATCCATATAGGCTTCCGTGTGCATTGACCATCAATTGTACATCCATCACTTTTGATTTCTACCGCTGGAAACATAGTTCACGACTTTGGTCTTTGATCTGTCCTTCACAATTGGTATCTACCTCTTCACCAAGCTGCGCTAAAAGCTCTAGATTTTTAAAATTAATCCACATCCCCTCACTTTCCATTTTTAGTCCTTAATGAAGGTCTTCCTAGCAGGCCTTTAATAACATTTGGTGTAAATTGTTTCTGCTTGAGATTTTGAAAATGGTCTGAGCCCCTATGAACTGTCCTTAATGTAAAGGCTAATAAATAGTGCAACTTGGCATGATAGACGTTTTACGTGACCCTGTCCATTAATGCAGCTGAGCAGCTTTAACCTCTGCAGATCAACGTTCATTATGTAAAATGCAAGCCCCGCCAAAATCTTGGATTAGAACATTACAAAAAGGTCCTCAATACGATTAAAAGCCAACATTTCAATTCAGGACTCTGAATAACATCCCCGCCTCATAAGCAACGTAGCCTGCCATTTCCATCTGCTCGCACACGTTAAGCTCCTGCTCGGGCCACTGTTGATCTTGTAAACGCTGTGGTGTGCGTCCAGATGACATTCACTTGGACACTGGATGACCCGCACTGGAGTCAACACCTACCGTAGCGCTCTAATTAGAGAATTGGTATTAGTGTGACTGTGCCCCATCTGAATAAATACATTATATTCACGTTAAGATTTCCACTGTCTCACAACGTCGCATCTCTTCCTACACGTGGAACACGACAGGTGCCTGAAGGAACGGATGAAGCCTGCAAGCCTTTAATGCCGGTAAATGACAGGGCTTAATATTAACCCCCGATTTACTCAGAACTCCCTTTCATAATTCCACAAAGCCTATTTAAAAGTGGCACTTAAAATACAAATTATGTTTTTGGCTATAATGATGTTAAGAACAGCTGTGGGGAATGAACATGTCAACATTAAGTTAAACTGGATGTTTGAGGTGCGAAGGTACGAGGTGCGCATTTGTACCAAATTGGATTTCGCGAATTAAAGCGGTTCATTCATCACTGGAACTACCTGACATTTAGCTAAAACCAATCATGCCGAGAAGTGTATGACCGAATACTATATGTGGTGAAAGTCCGATTTAAAAATAACATCCTCTTGTCACACATAGAAGGCATCGGCTTTGGAGGGAACAGCAAAATCTTCCTTGGATAGATCCTGAATCGTGAGCAATAATTTctcgtgtaggaagaaactacagatgctggtttgaaccgaatatagacacaaaaagctggagtatctcggcaggaccggcagcatctctggagtaatgggtaacgtttcgggtagaggcacttcttcagatttGTCACAGACGAAGGCCCCACAGGCACTAAATGATTTAAAATTAGTGAGACCAGACGTGGTCACATTAGTTGAACAGAAAGAGCCATGAAAGTCTGGGAATTATTAGCGTGGCTCTTTACTCATTGGGTGATCGCATTCAGTCCGCTGTGACAACCCCAAGGTTCCCGTTACAATTACAAGCAGAGTGCCGGGGTATTACAGGCGCAGAGTGCCGGGGTATTACAGGCGCAGAGTGCCGGGGTATTACAGGCGCAGAGTGCCGGGGTATTACAGGCGCACAGTGCCGGGGTATTACAGGCGCAGGGTGCCGGGGTATTACAGGCGCAGAGTGCCGGGGTATTACAGGCGCAGAGTGCCGGGGTATTACAGGCGCAGAGTGCCGGGGTATTACAGGCGCAGAGTGCCGGGGTATTACAGGCGCAGAGTGCCGGGGTATTACAGGCGCAGAGTGCCGGGGTATTACAGGCGCACAGTGCCGGGGTATTACAGGCGCAGAGTGCCGGGGTATTACAGGCGCAGAGTGCCGGGGTATTACAGGCGCAGAGTGCCGGGGTATTACAGGCGCAGAGTGCCGGGGTATTACAGGCGCAGAGTGCCGGGGTATTACAGGCGCAGAGTGCCGGGGTATTACAGGCGCAGAGTGCCGGGGTATTACAGGCGCAGAGTGCCGGGGTATTACAGGCGCAGAGTGCCGGGGTATTACAGGCGCAGAGTGCCGGGGTATTACAGGCGCACAGTGCCGGGGTATTACAGGCGCACAGTGCCGGGGTATTACAGGCGCAGAGTGCCGGGGTATTACAGGCACAGAGTGTTGGGGTATTACAGGCGCAGAGTGTCGGGGTATTACAGGCGCAGAGTGCCGGGGTATTACAGGCGCAGAGTGAGTGCCGGGGTATTACAGGCACAGAGTGTTGGGGTATTACAGGCACAGAGTGTTGGGGTATTACAGGCACAGAGTGTTGGGGTATTACAGGCACAGAGTGTTGGGGTATTACAGGCGCAGAGTGTTGGGGTATTACAGGCGCAGAGTGCCGGGGTATTACAGGCGCACAGTGCCGGGGTATTACAGGCACAGAGTGTTGGGGTATTACAGGCACAGAGTGTTGGGGTATTACAGGCGCAGAGTGTTGGGGTATTACAGGCACAGAGTGTTGGGGTATTACAGGCGCAGAGTGTTGGGGTATTACAGGCGCAGAGTGTTGGGGTATTACAGGCGCAGAGTGCCGGGGTATTACAGGCGCAGAGTGCCGGGGTATTACAGGCGCAGAGTGTTGGGGTATTACAGGCGCAGAGTGCCGGGGTATTACAGGCGCAGAGTGCCGGGGTATTACAGGCACAGAGTGTTGGGGTATTACAGGCGCAGAGTGTTGGGGTATTACAGGCGCAGAGTGTTGGGGTATTACAGGCGCAGAGTGTTGGGGTATTACAGGCGCAGAGTGTTGGGGTATTACAGGCGCAGAGTGTTGGGGTATTACAGGCACAGAGTGTTGGGGGGTATTACAGGTGCAGAGTGTTGGGGTATTACAGGTGCAGAGTGTTGGGGTATTACAGGCACAGAGTGTTGGGGTATTACAGGCGCAGAGTGCCGGGGTATTACAGGTGCAGAGTGTTGGGGTATTACAGGCGCAGAGTGCTGGGGTATTACAGGCACAGAGTGCCGGGGTATTACAGGCACAGTGCGTTGGTGTATTCAAcatggttctgcatggtaggctgctcaggaaagttagatcgcatgggtTCCAAGGATAGCTAAATTGTTAGAAAATTGGCTG from the Leucoraja erinacea ecotype New England chromosome 17, Leri_hhj_1, whole genome shotgun sequence genome contains:
- the si:ch73-167i17.6 gene encoding regulator of G-protein signaling 9-binding protein; the protein is MVKDECKTLLNALNKVSACYRHLVTCAGGTSDSQYLREELKKTRRKAQVLAVANKNKLTTILKDKSISKDDRAEFERLWVLFSTCMEVLEIDMRRALELGQEFPLSAPTKRLIQTGVVGGTSAVAARAMNIQNMKYDEGNNIDTADLNDLEQEINEVGEMIYEMDMKVNVLQWTVEAKQGPGSELKSTVTAGASSLAVVCANGGGNEKLCDTNKVFAGTMFSAVLIIAIVLTVCIVKFA